The following proteins come from a genomic window of Hymenobacter canadensis:
- a CDS encoding TCR/Tet family MFS transporter → MSAARKPALAFIFLTLLLDVIGFGIIIPVLPKLITHLTGGTLSEAAQYGGWLLFAFASMQFLFSPILGNLSDQYGRRPVLLFALFGFGLDYLFLAFAPSVAWLFVGRIIAGITGASFSTASAYIADISTPENRAQNFGMIGAAFGLGFIIGPVLGGKLAQFGHQAPFLAAAALSLINWLYGYFVLPESLAKENRRPFDWKRANPIGSLRQLRKYPVILGLVVAMVPIYIAAHATQSTWSYFTMYQFHWNEDQVGNSLGAVGLLTGLVQGVLIRYINPWLGNKRSVLIGLGLYTLGFALFAFAGQPWMMFAFLVPYCLGGIAMPALQSIMAGQVPPSEQGELQGALTSLVSLTSIVGPPLMTNLFSYFTGPKAPVHFPGVAFLTGSVLTLISLLLVIRSLRHYVAPVTPAPVSEAAAGH, encoded by the coding sequence ATGTCTGCTGCCCGCAAGCCTGCCCTGGCCTTTATTTTCCTTACGCTGCTGCTCGATGTCATCGGGTTTGGCATCATCATTCCGGTGCTGCCCAAGCTGATTACGCACCTCACGGGCGGCACCTTGTCGGAGGCGGCGCAGTACGGCGGGTGGCTGCTGTTTGCATTTGCCAGCATGCAGTTCCTGTTTTCGCCCATCCTCGGCAACCTCTCCGACCAGTACGGGCGGCGGCCGGTGCTGCTGTTTGCGCTGTTCGGCTTCGGCCTCGACTACCTGTTTCTGGCCTTTGCGCCGTCGGTGGCGTGGCTGTTTGTGGGGCGCATTATTGCGGGCATCACGGGGGCCAGCTTCTCCACGGCCTCGGCCTACATTGCCGATATCAGCACGCCCGAAAACCGGGCCCAGAACTTCGGCATGATTGGGGCGGCGTTTGGGCTGGGCTTCATCATCGGGCCGGTGTTGGGCGGCAAGCTGGCGCAGTTCGGCCACCAGGCGCCGTTTCTGGCGGCCGCGGCGCTGTCACTCATCAACTGGCTGTATGGCTACTTCGTGCTGCCTGAGTCGCTGGCCAAGGAAAACCGCCGGCCCTTCGACTGGAAGCGGGCCAACCCCATCGGCTCGCTCCGGCAGCTGCGCAAGTACCCCGTGATTCTGGGGTTGGTGGTGGCCATGGTGCCCATCTACATTGCCGCGCATGCCACCCAAAGCACCTGGTCGTACTTCACGATGTATCAGTTTCACTGGAACGAAGACCAGGTAGGCAACTCGCTGGGCGCCGTCGGGCTGCTTACGGGTTTGGTGCAGGGCGTGCTGATTCGCTACATCAACCCCTGGCTCGGCAACAAACGCTCGGTGCTTATTGGGCTGGGGCTGTACACGCTGGGCTTTGCGCTGTTTGCGTTTGCCGGGCAGCCCTGGATGATGTTTGCTTTCCTGGTGCCCTACTGCCTGGGCGGTATTGCCATGCCGGCGCTGCAGAGCATCATGGCCGGGCAGGTGCCGCCCTCCGAGCAGGGCGAGCTGCAGGGTGCCCTCACCAGCCTCGTCAGCCTCACCTCCATCGTCGGCCCGCCGCTGATGACCAACCTGTTTTCGTATTTCACCGGCCCCAAAGCGCCCGTGCATTTCCCCGGCGTGGCCTTCCTGACGGGCTCGGTGCTCACGCTCATCAGTTTGCTGCTGGTAATCCGCTCTTTGCGCCACTACGTGGCCCCGGTTACGCCTGCGCCGGTTTCGGAAGCTGCGGCCGGCCACTAG
- a CDS encoding GldL-related protein: protein MKIKYFLVLLFLGFCVDFVGALFKIQHWAGADLLLISGMALKALGVVGLLLKLLTHPKLREFLNW from the coding sequence ATGAAAATCAAATACTTTCTCGTCTTACTCTTCCTTGGTTTCTGCGTCGACTTTGTGGGCGCGCTGTTCAAGATTCAGCATTGGGCCGGGGCCGACTTGCTGCTGATAAGCGGCATGGCCCTGAAAGCCTTGGGCGTGGTAGGCTTGCTGCTGAAGCTGCTCACGCACCCTAAACTTCGGGAGTTTCTGAACTGGTAG
- a CDS encoding PD-(D/E)XK nuclease family protein — MNSLLPPVVSPASVSTESFLSQMARDLTARYAPEELSDLVVVVPTRRAVVYLKNELAMATDAGEALWSPRVAAMEDYMVELAGVQVEEPITLQLLLYDILRDIDPKLDFDRFVSWAGLLLEDFSSLDQNLAPADKVFEYLSQAKALERWDLGEAPKPESMTAGYFRFWDDLSKVYYRLRQRMLSQHVAYPGLAYRRAAERVAEQLAAGQALPRHVFLGLGFLSKAEERLILQLLKAGLAEVRFDGDAFYMDADTPNRAGQHLRRYLKNWELPLDDFGGPAELLRGLPRHVRFVGVANASMQGKVAGQLLAAGRLAHPTGTVAVVLPDETLLLPVLHGLPPDAVPDYNVTMGLSFQSTPLFNLVDLLFEVHLTGIREGSSETGYGVPRYHHLAVTKLLGHPFLRRYQQWLDKQPNPEYHGLLDHICRAIVKRNAVLLPATELLELGKEHALIAALFKTWDTCDDIIAACYTLIDLLKQVYQEQHSAIEAEYLYLFYTLVKRLDSVFDCREQRLSVRSFRRFLYEQMTRTRLPFSGEPIADVQVMGLLETRALDFDHIILLSCNENVLPAPKRHTSLFPYDVLTEFRLPTYADQEAATAYHFWRLLQRARRVDLVHVLPGAEGTRTGERSRFLLQLQNDLLPQSPQMVLEDVVAVVTGANEGPHPPAPSPKGEGEPDELQMSSAEKYDDGTLHWNTADPKAYQKTREYGRNMRKAPTEAENILWQALRGRKLANGAKFRRQHHIGQFIVDFASLENWLAVEVDGEIHDQPAQAEYDHGRTHELGERGFHLLRFSNTQVLSQLPAVLHKIEDTISQINGLPATATTAPLTRLTTPTTHAAVAPPSPLGEGGRGGEAPPAPPLGDLTLDKDAGMLQALRLLLDKGLSPTALNEYLACSLKFYFNRVARFREADEVEEALGADGFGTVVHEALEDLLTPFQKSGQPLTAADIPGLMQLAPMMVQKALRKEEKDRHARADEGLNHVLGQVASQLVRRYLEGLLTEKDGLPLQIQGLEEELHATVFVPLPDGEKLPVRLVGFADRVDQLPDGRLRVVDYKTGLVLAHELKLQKRNQTAAEAAERLVLDATYSADKVRQLWLYRFMLAQNGRPAADAAIISLRNLPAGPMPADMGFITADGQDFLPRSEELLGRIIRRILDPQEPIRKTDDLDKCQYCPYKGICAR; from the coding sequence ATGAATTCGCTCCTGCCGCCTGTCGTTTCGCCTGCTTCCGTTTCCACTGAGTCGTTTCTGAGTCAGATGGCCCGCGACCTGACCGCGCGCTACGCCCCCGAGGAGCTGTCGGATCTGGTGGTGGTGGTGCCTACGCGGCGGGCCGTGGTGTACCTCAAAAACGAGCTGGCTATGGCCACCGACGCCGGCGAGGCCCTCTGGAGCCCGCGCGTGGCGGCCATGGAAGACTACATGGTGGAGCTGGCCGGCGTGCAGGTGGAAGAGCCCATCACGCTGCAGCTGCTGCTCTACGACATCCTGCGCGACATTGACCCCAAGCTGGACTTCGACCGGTTTGTGAGCTGGGCGGGGCTGCTGCTCGAAGACTTCTCCAGCCTCGACCAGAACCTGGCCCCCGCTGATAAGGTGTTCGAGTACCTATCGCAGGCCAAGGCGCTGGAGCGCTGGGATTTGGGCGAGGCCCCCAAGCCGGAGTCGATGACGGCGGGCTACTTCCGATTCTGGGACGACCTGAGCAAGGTGTACTACCGCCTGCGCCAGCGCATGCTGTCCCAGCACGTGGCCTACCCCGGCCTGGCCTATCGGCGTGCCGCCGAGCGGGTGGCCGAGCAGCTGGCCGCGGGCCAGGCTTTGCCGCGGCACGTGTTTCTGGGGCTGGGCTTCCTCTCCAAGGCCGAGGAGCGCCTGATTCTGCAGCTGCTGAAAGCCGGCCTGGCGGAGGTGCGCTTCGACGGCGACGCCTTCTACATGGACGCCGACACGCCCAACCGCGCCGGCCAGCATCTGCGCCGCTACCTCAAAAACTGGGAGCTGCCGCTGGACGATTTCGGCGGGCCGGCTGAGCTGCTGCGCGGGCTGCCGCGCCACGTGCGCTTTGTGGGCGTGGCCAACGCCAGCATGCAGGGCAAGGTGGCCGGACAGCTGCTGGCCGCTGGCCGCCTGGCCCACCCCACCGGCACGGTGGCCGTGGTGCTGCCCGACGAAACCCTGTTGCTGCCCGTGCTGCACGGCCTCCCGCCCGACGCCGTGCCCGACTACAACGTGACCATGGGCCTCAGCTTCCAGAGCACGCCCCTGTTCAACCTCGTGGATCTGCTGTTTGAGGTACACCTGACCGGCATTCGGGAGGGCTCCAGCGAAACTGGCTATGGCGTGCCGCGCTACCATCACCTGGCCGTGACCAAGCTGCTGGGCCACCCGTTTCTGCGCCGCTACCAGCAGTGGCTGGACAAGCAGCCCAACCCCGAGTACCACGGCCTGCTCGACCACATCTGCCGGGCCATTGTGAAGCGCAACGCCGTGCTGCTGCCCGCCACCGAGCTTCTGGAGCTGGGCAAAGAGCACGCGCTGATTGCGGCCCTGTTCAAAACCTGGGACACCTGCGACGACATCATTGCGGCCTGCTACACCCTCATTGACCTGCTGAAACAGGTGTACCAGGAGCAGCATTCGGCCATTGAGGCCGAGTACCTGTACCTGTTCTACACGCTGGTGAAGCGCCTGGATTCGGTGTTCGACTGCCGGGAGCAGCGGCTGTCGGTGCGCTCGTTCCGGCGCTTTCTCTACGAGCAGATGACGCGCACCCGCCTGCCGTTCTCGGGCGAGCCGATTGCCGACGTGCAGGTGATGGGTCTGCTGGAAACCCGTGCCCTCGACTTCGACCACATCATCCTGCTCAGCTGCAACGAAAACGTGCTGCCGGCCCCCAAGCGCCACACGTCGCTGTTTCCGTACGACGTGCTGACCGAGTTCCGCCTGCCCACCTACGCCGACCAGGAAGCCGCCACCGCCTACCACTTCTGGCGCCTGCTGCAGCGCGCCCGCCGCGTAGACCTGGTGCACGTACTGCCCGGCGCCGAAGGCACCCGCACCGGCGAGCGAAGCCGCTTCCTGCTCCAGCTCCAGAACGACCTGCTGCCGCAAAGCCCCCAGATGGTGCTGGAGGATGTGGTGGCGGTGGTGACCGGCGCCAACGAAGGGCCTCACCCCCCGGCCCCCTCTCCTAAGGGAGAGGGGGAGCCTGACGAGCTCCAGATGTCGTCGGCAGAGAAGTATGATGACGGCACGCTGCATTGGAATACCGCGGATCCGAAAGCATATCAGAAGACTCGCGAGTACGGACGAAATATGCGCAAAGCGCCGACAGAGGCGGAGAATATTCTCTGGCAGGCCTTACGCGGCCGTAAACTAGCTAATGGTGCAAAGTTTCGGCGCCAGCATCATATCGGTCAGTTCATTGTGGATTTTGCCAGTCTGGAAAACTGGTTGGCTGTTGAAGTAGATGGCGAAATCCACGATCAGCCCGCACAGGCCGAATATGACCATGGGCGCACCCACGAGTTGGGGGAGCGAGGCTTTCACCTATTAAGATTCTCGAACACTCAGGTACTTAGCCAGCTTCCTGCTGTGCTGCACAAGATTGAAGACACGATTAGCCAAATCAATGGCCTGCCCGCAACGGCTACTACTGCACCGCTCACCCGCCTAACTACACCCACCACCCACGCCGCCGTGGCTCCCCCCTCTCCCCTAGGAGAGGGGGGCCGGGGGGGTGAGGCCCCACCCGCGCCGCCCCTCGGCGACCTGACCCTCGACAAAGACGCCGGCATGCTCCAGGCCCTGCGCCTGCTCCTCGACAAAGGCCTCTCCCCCACGGCCCTCAACGAATACTTAGCCTGCTCGCTGAAGTTCTACTTCAACCGCGTGGCCCGATTCCGCGAGGCCGACGAAGTGGAGGAAGCCCTCGGCGCCGACGGCTTCGGCACGGTGGTGCACGAGGCACTGGAAGACCTGCTCACACCGTTCCAGAAAAGCGGCCAGCCCCTCACGGCCGCCGACATTCCGGGCCTGATGCAGCTGGCCCCCATGATGGTGCAGAAGGCGCTGCGCAAAGAGGAAAAAGACCGCCACGCCCGCGCCGACGAAGGCCTCAACCACGTGCTGGGCCAGGTGGCTTCGCAGCTGGTGCGCCGCTACCTCGAAGGCTTGCTCACCGAAAAAGATGGCCTGCCGCTGCAGATTCAGGGCCTGGAAGAAGAGCTGCACGCCACCGTGTTTGTGCCGCTGCCTGATGGCGAGAAGCTGCCCGTGCGCCTCGTCGGCTTTGCCGACCGGGTAGACCAGCTGCCCGACGGCCGCCTGCGGGTGGTGGACTATAAAACCGGCCTCGTGCTGGCCCACGAGCTGAAGCTGCAGAAGCGCAACCAAACCGCCGCCGAGGCCGCCGAGCGCCTCGTGCTCGACGCCACCTACTCCGCCGATAAGGTGCGGCAGCTGTGGCTCTACCGCTTCATGCTGGCCCAGAACGGCCGCCCTGCCGCCGACGCCGCCATCATCTCCTTGCGCAATCTGCCCGCCGGCCCCATGCCCGCCGACATGGGCTTTATCACCGCCGACGGCCAGGACTTCCTGCCCCGTAGTGAGGAGCTGCTCGGCCGCATCATCCGCCGCATCCTCGACCCGCAGGAGCCCATCCGCAAAACCGACGACCTCGACAAGTGCCAGTATTGCCCCTACAAAGGCATTTGCGCCCGATAA
- a CDS encoding nucleoside deaminase has translation MDEFMQAAIDEARQGRKEGGIPIGSVLRRGNDIVSRGHNKRVQELDPIAHGEMDALRNAGRQRTYRDTVLYTTLMPCYMCAGTIVQFKIPKVVVGEARTFGESKAFLESHGVEVVILDSEECVEMMREFIEAEPTLWNEDIMEL, from the coding sequence ATAGACGAATTCATGCAGGCCGCCATCGACGAAGCGCGCCAGGGCCGCAAGGAAGGCGGTATTCCGATTGGCTCGGTGCTGCGCCGCGGCAACGACATCGTGAGCCGCGGCCACAACAAGCGCGTGCAGGAGCTGGACCCCATTGCCCACGGCGAAATGGACGCCCTGCGCAACGCCGGCCGCCAGCGCACCTACCGCGACACAGTGCTTTATACCACGCTCATGCCCTGCTACATGTGCGCCGGCACCATCGTGCAGTTCAAAATCCCGAAAGTGGTGGTGGGCGAAGCCCGCACCTTCGGCGAGTCCAAGGCCTTTCTGGAAAGCCACGGCGTGGAAGTTGTGATTCTGGACTCGGAAGAGTGCGTGGAGATGATGCGCGAGTTCATCGAGGCCGAGCCCACGCTCTGGAACGAGGACATTATGGAGCTGTAA